One segment of Pandoraea pnomenusa DNA contains the following:
- a CDS encoding DUF3047 domain-containing protein, which translates to MPRIVSPLRSVRSPNVPPLRVLGAAACLIAGLGPVDPVFAADAAAPPPPAVAAVAFSRAAPGSTSLAGWQNLPVVSGKKLTTYTVVADGRSNVVEANAADSASALMAKGDRIDLGATPVVTWRWKVDNAIPGADNRVADKEDSPARLVFFFDGDKSKLPFGDRATMTLAKAGGEDLPYATLMYIWSNDAVPGGVIQNPHTDRVQMLVVAGGDASLGKWQTFSRNLAADYERVFREKPGRLLGYGVFTDSDNTHASAHAWYGDVRFGAEK; encoded by the coding sequence ATGCCTCGCATCGTTTCGCCGCTTCGCTCAGTGCGTTCCCCGAATGTTCCACCGCTACGCGTGCTTGGCGCGGCGGCCTGCCTGATCGCCGGACTCGGGCCCGTTGACCCGGTGTTCGCGGCCGACGCCGCCGCGCCGCCGCCCCCGGCCGTCGCCGCCGTCGCGTTTTCGCGGGCGGCGCCCGGCAGCACCTCGCTCGCCGGCTGGCAGAACCTGCCGGTCGTGAGCGGCAAGAAGCTGACGACGTACACCGTCGTCGCCGATGGTCGGAGCAACGTCGTCGAAGCGAACGCCGCCGATTCCGCCTCGGCGCTCATGGCCAAGGGCGACCGGATCGACCTGGGCGCGACGCCTGTCGTGACATGGCGCTGGAAAGTCGACAACGCCATCCCGGGCGCGGACAACCGTGTGGCCGACAAGGAAGATTCACCGGCGCGGCTCGTGTTCTTCTTCGATGGCGACAAGTCGAAGCTGCCGTTCGGCGATCGCGCGACGATGACATTGGCCAAGGCGGGCGGCGAAGACCTGCCATACGCCACGCTCATGTACATCTGGTCCAACGACGCCGTGCCGGGCGGCGTCATCCAGAACCCGCACACCGACCGGGTGCAGATGCTCGTGGTGGCGGGAGGCGATGCGTCGCTCGGCAAGTGGCAGACGTTCAGCCGAAACCTCGCGGCCGATTACGAGCGGGTGTTCAGGGAGAAGCCGGGCAGGCTGCTGGGTTACGGCGTTTTCACCGACAGCGACAACACCCATGCGAGTGCACATGCCTGGTATGGCGACGTGCGGTTCGGGGCGGAAAAATAG